The Thermotoga caldifontis AZM44c09 genomic interval TCACCACTGATCGCGCTCATGCCAGACATAACTCCCTCCGAGAAACGAAGCCAGGCGAACGGGATCATCAACTTCATGGGAGGTCTCGGAGCCTTACTGGCTTACTTTGGAGGCAAGCCCCTGTACGATGCCAACAAGGCCTATCCGTTCATCGTGGGCGCCACGCTGATGCTGGTGGCCAACTTGCTGGTGGTGATGTTCATCCAGGAACCCAAGCAGTACAGAACCAAGATGGAAAAACTGAACGTCGTCGAAACAGTGAAGAAAGGTTCCTCCGAGCTGGTAGAAAACCTGAAGGACGTGTTCGGTTCCGAGGAAAAGAGTTTGCTGATGATGCTCCTTTCCATCTTTTTCTGGTTCGTCGGTTTCAACGCGATAGAGACCTTCTTCACCAGCTACGCAAAGTTCCACATGAACATCAGCGAGAGCACGGGAGCGCTCGTTCTGGGCGTGTTCTCACTCGTCTTCATGGTGTTCGCACTGCCTGCAGGTTTCATAGGCGCGAGGCTCGGCAGGAAGAGGACCATAAGGTTCGGATTGACCACGATAGTCGTGTGCCTGCTGGTGGCGGTCTTGATGTCACGCCTCCTCCCCAGGAGCACGCTCCTTTATTTGTTCTACGCGATTTTTGCCATCAGCGGTGCTGGCTGGGCGTTGGTGAACGTGAACTCTCTGCCCATGGTGGTCGATATGACCAGGTCCGAAAAAGTTGGTGGCTACACTGGACTTTACTACTTCTTTTCGATGGCTGCCAACATCGTGGCACCTCCACTCGCAGGTGCTTTCATAGATCTGACTGGCTACGGCTCGCTGTTCGTCTTTTCCATAGTCTTTCTGGTTCTGTCGTACGTGACCATGGGCTTCGTGAGGAGAGGAGAAAGAATTGAAGAATGAGAGGAGGAATTGCACGATGATTTCAAAAAGGATCAAGAGCGTAGCTGGTTCTAAAACCCTTGAGATCAACGCACTGGCACAGTCGATGAAGCAGAAAGGCATCGACGTCGTCAACCTCACGGCGGGTGAACCAGACTTTCCAACCCCTGAACCCGTCGTCCAGGCGGCGATAGAAGCTTTGAAGGCTGGTCTAACGAAGTACACAGATTCTTCTGGAATTCCACAGCTCAGAGAGAAAATCGCCGAGTACGTTTCCAAAAGGCACAACGTACCGTGCACTCCAGAACAGATCGTCGTGACCAACGGAGGAAAACAGGCGATCTTCAACTGTCTCGCTGCGCTCGTGGAAGAAGGCGACGACGTACTGATCATAGATCCGTGCTGGGTGAGCTACGAACCGATGGTCCGCATGCTGGGTGGCAACGCCGTGCACGTCAAGACGAACTTTGAAAGCAACTTCATACCGAGTGTGGAACAGATAGAACACGCCATCACTCCCAGGACGAAAGCTATCGTGCTGAACAGCCCGAACAATCCCACAGGTGTCGTGTACGATGCCCAGCTGTTGAGGAAGATACACGCTCTGGCGATGGAGAAAAACATATTCATCGTATCGGACGAGGTCTACGACTGTTTGGTGTACGACGGTGATTACGCCTCCATGTACGCCATCGCAGGTGGAAAGAACGTCGCACTCGTGAACGCATTTTCGAAATCCCATTCGATGACCGGATGGCGTGTCGGTTACCTCGTGGCACCGATCGAGATCGCCAAAGCGGCCGCAAAAGTACAGGCACACACCACTTCGAACGTGAACACGATCGCTCAGTACGCAGTCCTCAAAGCCTTCGAGGTGGATACGAGCTACATGTTCGAAAAATTCAAACAGAGGCGAGACCTCGTCTGCAGGCTCCTCGAAGAAGCCAGGTTCAGTTTTGTCAGACCGAGTGGTGCGTTCTACGTGCTCGTGAACGTGAGCGAGTTCGATGAGAACGACGTGAATTTCTGCACACGACTGTTGCAGGAAGCCCACGTGGCACTGGTGCCTGGTTCTGCGTTCAACGCGCCCGGATTCGCAAGGCTTTCGTTCGCGACGAGCGAAGAAAATCTGATCAAAGGAATCGAGAGAATGAAGAAGTTCGTTGGAAGGTGATGCTGTGCTCAGAGATTTTGTGAAGAAACACTGGCCCAGCTACCTCGCCGGCGTTCTGGTTTTGATCATCGTGGATCTTCTCCAGTTGTACATCCCGAGGTTCACAGGTCAGGTGGTGGACCACTTAAAATCTCCACAAGCTTCGATGAACTTCGTGACGGTGATGGTCGGCTGGATCCTTGGAATTGCGATCGCGATCGCTATCATGCGTTTCCTCTGGAGGTACTTCATCATAGGAAATTCGAGGCGCTTCGAATATCTCGCCCGAAGGGTGCTGTTCGACAAACTTCTCTCGCTCTCCTTAGGATACTTCGACAGAACCAGGAGCGGCGATCTGATGGCTAAATTCACGAACGATCTGCAGGCGGTTAGAATGGCCCTCGCTCAGGGTGTCGTCATGACGGTCGACGCAACCTTCATGGCGATCATGACCGTTCTGTTCATGGGTCGGACCGTCAGCTGGAAATTGACCTGGCTCGCATCCATCCCGCTACCGGCGCTCGCACTGGTCGCGCTCTTCTTTGGACGGATCATCCACAAACGCTTCATGGAAGTTCAGAACCAGTTTTCAGCGGTGAGCGAGCTGACCGAAGAAACGATCTCAGGCATAAAGATCGTCAAGAGCTTCGCCGCGAACGACAAGTTCTCGCAGATGTTCCAAAACCGCTCCTGGAACAGTTACAGGGCAGGGATGTCCCTCGCGAAGGTCTCGTCCGTGTTCTTTCCCTTGATGATGTTTCTGGCTTCTCTCGCCCACGTGTTTGCGCTCCTCTTCGGTGGGCCCATGGTGGTGCGCGGTCAGGTCAGCCTCGGTGAGTTCATCGCCTTCAACTCTTATTTAGGCATGTTGACCTGGCCCATGATGGCGCTCGGATGGGTTCTGAACATGGTTCAAAGCGGTAGAGCTTCATACAAGAGGATCATGCAGGTGATGAAAGAAATGCCGCAGGTTGAAGAACCGAAACGTCCTATCAGGATAGACCGCATCGAATCGATAAGGTTCGAAGACCTCACGTACAGATATCCAGGTACCGAAAGATGCGTGTTGAAGAACGTCAGCTTTTCCATCAAGAAAGGCGAGATGGTGGGAATCGTCGGCACAGTGGGTAGCGGTAAGTCCACCATCGTGAAACTGCTCGCGAAACTGTATCCGGTTGAGCGTGGTAAAATTTTCATCAACGGTGTGGACATCAACGACGTAAGTTCTGAAAACGTGCGCAGTTTGATAGCCTTCGTTCCGCAGGAATCCTTCCTGTTCTCGGATCAGATAAAGAAAAACATAGCCTTCGCGCAGGAGCACATCGACATGGAAAGGGTCATCGCGTGTGCGAAACTGGCTGCCGTCCACGACGAGATAATGAAATTCCCGGAAGGTTACGACACGATGGTCGGCGAGAGGGGAGTCACGCTCTCCGGTGGACAGAGGCAGAGAGTTACCATCGCCCGAGCACTGTACACCAACAAGGATGTGCTCGTGTTCGATGACTGTCTCTCCGCGGTCGATCCCGAAACGGAAGAGAAGATCATAGACTCGCTCAGGAATCAATTCAGAGACAAAACCATGATCATCATCACGCACAGGTTGAAGGTGCTGAAAGATGCCGATCTGATAATCGTTCTCGACGAGGGAAGGATCGTCGAAACCGGCACGCACGAACATCTCATGAACCTCGATGGCCTGTACGCACGCATGTTCAGACGGCAGATGATCGAAGAGGAGCTCGCAACATGAGGAAGATCACCTTCCTGTTGTTACTGGCAAGCTGCGTTCTACTCGCCTCGGTGAGCTACCAGTTCAAAGGTTCAAAACTGTTCATACTCGGGCTCGATGCCTACGATGAGGTCGAGATAGAAATAGAGGGTAAAAAGAGTGTCCTGCGGACCTCCGAGCTGGTCATTCCCTGGAGGAAGAACTACAACACGACGCTGGTGCTGACACCCATCAAGAACAAGGTCAGAGGTGAGAACGTACGCCTCTACATCGATGCGAGCAAGGACAGACCACCCTCGGTCAGATTGAAAGTTCCAAGCTACGTTCCGCTGGGAAAACTGGTGCTGGACCTTTCGGTTGAAGACGACTGGGATGAACCGCAGATGCTCCGTTTCAGCGTCTATCTGGACGGCGTGAGAATCGATCCTCCCAAGGACAACAAACTGGTGCTGGACACGTTTTTCATGCATTCAGGTGAGAGGAGACTCAGGATCGTCTGCAGAGACAGTGGCTCAAACGTCGTCGATCAAACTTACAGGTTCGTCGTCACTCCTCTGCCACCGGCTCCCCCACAGCTCGGTCAAGGTAAGATACTTTCCAGCCGCGTTCACAGAATCTACGTCGTGCAGGACGGGACGATCCAGACGTACGAAACCAGATCGAACGAGTTGAAAGAGCTATTCGCCTTCGTGTGCGATCTGGATGCTGCGGGCAACGAGAGTTTCCCCGCGTTGCACGTTGGAGAAACGAATCTTGCAGAGTTTCAAAGTCCCATCGTCATGAACCTCAACAGCAGTTGTTCACTCTCGTCCGAGCACAGCGTCTTCGGTAAGGTCGTCGTCCCTGCCGATCAAACCGTGGTTGTCAGGGCAGGTTCCACCCTGAGGTTGAACGCGGGCTGTGAACTGCTGGTGCGCGGAACGCTCGTTCTGCAAGGCGGTTCGAAATTGATAGGTCCTGGAAGCCTGTCGGTGGTGGATTCTGGCAGATTGATCGTGACGGGCGGTACGATAGAAACGAACGTCTCGATAGATGGCGCGACAACCGTGTGGTTCTCGGACGTGGATCTTTCGAAAACGAACCTGAGAATAGGTAGATCGCTGCTCTTCGCCATGAAGAACGTTAGGGCGGATCGATTGAATCTGGAAAACACGAGAAAAATCTGGATAGATTCATCGAATTTCAAAGCCCTGGAGATCTCCAGCTGTCACGACGTGGTGATTTTGAATTCGAAGATGTCGCAGCTGAAGGTTTCCCGGAATTCTCGTGTGAGGATGCACTCCTGCTCGATCACCTCGACCGGGACCGCGATGTCTGTGTCGGATCTCTCGATCCTCGAGATCGTCGACAGCTGGGTCAGTGGAAAGACGGGAGTGAACGTGGAGAATTTCTCGATCTTCCGTGCGAGGAGTTCTCAGATCAACGCCGACACGGCCCTTTCTGCCAGCGGTTATTCCGTGATAGACAGCTTCGCGTCCGTGTTTGCAGGCACGAGAGCTCTCTGGCTCAGAGACACCAGATTCACGTTCTCCAAAACGCAGATCCTCGGAGGGACGACGAAACTTGGCGTCGTCGAGTTCGTTGAGAGATGAATTCGACCCGGATGTCCTCAGATGCGTTCTCGTTCCTGACGCTGGCAGAGAGCACAGACCCACTCACGCGTCCAGCCTGCTCGCCTGGTACACGAGGCCTAAAAGGAGCGACCGCATCGTCGAGCTGGGTTGTGGAACGGGCATAGTCTCAGCCTACCTCGCGATGAACCACGACGTTGAAGTCCACTGCATCGAAAGGAACGAACTTCTGGCCAAATTGGCGTGCGAGACGGTGAAGATGAACTCGCTCGAAGGCAGAATGTTCGTTCACCACGCTTCGTGCGCTCAGGTAAGAGAGCTTTTCCCCGCCGAGCAGTTCGACATCGTCGTGTCGAACCCTCCTCACCACCTGACGGGAATGCCGAGCCCATCGCAGCTGAGGAGAGAAACCAGATCGATAGACTTCAACGAGGCAGAATCTTTCGTGGAGGCCACCGCGTACCTGCTGAGAAACAGAGGAAAATTCGTCTTCGTTCTGTCCTGTGAGTATCTGATGTTCTGGCTGAACGAGTTCGTCAAACGGAAGTTGCAACCCAAACGTCTGATACCGATCTACGGCGATCCCAAAAGAAACGCGATCCTGACGATCATCGAAGGTGTCAAGAACGGGGGCATCGGCCTGAGGCTCGAGCCCCCGATCGTGCTCAAAAGAGTCTGAATTCCTTCACTCTGTTCTCGACTATGTACTTCGTGTCGCGCGCGATGACGAGCTCTTCGTTGGTGGGGACTATCAGCACGGCAACTTTGGAATCTGGAGTGCTGATGATCCTTTCCACACCCTTCACATCGTTCAGCTGTCTGTCGATCTTCACTCCGAGGAACCCGAGGTACTCGCAGACCTTTTCCCTGACGTAGGGTGAGTTCTCGCCGACACCCGCGGTGAACACTATCGCATCCACCCCGTTCATCGCCGCCGCGTAGGCGCCGATGTACTTGGCGATCCTGTATATGTAGATGTCCAAAGCCAGCTGGGCGATCTCGTTGCCCGCCTGTGCCGCGTCTTCTATATCCCGCATGTCAGAACTGAGGTTCTTCGTGAGCCCCAGCATCCCACTCTTCTTGTTCAACAGATCGTAGACCTTCTCGACCGACATGCCCAGATTCTGCTGCAGGTAGATCACGATCGCCGGGTCGATGTCACCGCACCTGGTTCCCATGACGAGACCTTCGAGCGGTGTGAAACCCATCGAGGTGTCGATGGATTTGCCGTGCCTGATGGCCGCTATCGAGGCACCGTTTCCCAGGTGGCACGTGATCACCTTGAAATCGTAATAATCTCTCCCGAGTATCTCCGCTGCCCTTCTCGAAACGTACCTGTGGCTCGTCCCGTGGAATCCGTACCTCCTGATCCTGTACTTCTCGTACAGTTCGTAAGGCAAACCATAAAGGTACGCCTTCTTCGGCATCGACTGGTGGAACGCCGTGTCGAAAACCCCGACGTTCGGAACGTTCGGCAAAAGTTTTTGAATCGCCTTGATTCCCATTATGTTGGGTGGATTGTGCAGCGGAGCCAGATGCACGTTCTCTTCCAGAACCTTCAACACCTCGTCGTCGATCAAGACAGAGCTTGCGAACTTCTCACCACCGTGCACGACCCTGTGTCCAACCGCATCGATCTCCGAAAGGTCTTTGATGACTCCAATTTCCGGATCGATCAGTACTTCCAGGACGATCTTGAGTGCTTCTTCGTGGTCCTTCATGGGCCTTTCGATGACGTGCTTGTCGTTGTTCACCCTGTGCACGAGCCTGCTTCCTTCAATACCTATCCGTTCCGCAAGGCCTTTGCACAGGACTTTTTCTCCGTTCATGTCGATGAATTGATACTTGATGGAAGAACTACCGCAGTTCACAACGAGTATCTTCAACGCGATCTACCTCCCCACAATATGATAACGTCCATCTTCGAGCTTCACCAGCTTGCCATTCAGCTCGTACTCGGTGAGTTTCACCAGAAGCTCTGCAGGATCCATCCCGAGCATGTTCACCATTTCGTCAAACATGAGAGGTCCCTGAGAAAAGATCTTCAAGAAATCGTCCTGACCACGATCTGAGCGATCATCGAGCCCGTAATATTGCAGAATCTCTGAAGGATGTGTGAGTGGTATCGCTCCGGCTTTCAACAACCAGTTACAACCCTCACTCGAAGCCCTATCGACATCACCGGGCACAGCGAACACGTCTCTGCCCATGTCTGCGGCAAACTGCGCCGTGATCAGCGCCCCACTGTCTTTTGGAGCTTCAACGACAATCGTGGCTCTGCTCAAACCCGCGATGATCCTGTTGCGCGCGGGAAAGTTCTGTTTCGCCGCCTTCGTTTGCATGGGAAATTCGCTCACAATGCATCCATCCTGAGCGATCCTTTCGTAAAGCTTCCTGTTCGAAGCCGGGTAGGGAACGTCCACACCGGTTCCGAGCACCGCGATCGTCTTTCCACCGGCTTCCAGTGCGGCACTGTGAGCGCAGCTGTCGATACCGAAGGCGAGTCCGCTCACCACGACCAAACCCGCCCGCGCCGCTGTGAAAGCTGTTTCGTGTGCGATCTTCTTTCCATAACTCGTCATCCTGCGCGTTCCGACGATCGAAACGCACTCTCTTTTCAAAAGCTTCTCGTCGCCGAGACAGAAGAGAACCACCGGAGCCGATGAAGATTCTCTCAGAAGCGGTGGATAGCCTTCATCCCAGAAGCTGATGACCTTCGCCTTCGCCCTTTCAACAGACCTTTGCTGTTCTTCTGCGAACCTCCTCACGGCGTCGAAGTCGATGCGTTCAAACTCGAAGAGCTTCGATCTGGACGCTTCTTCGAGGCTTTCGAACCTTTCGTCGAAATTCTTGAGGGTTTCAAGATCGTACTTTCCAAACTTCCAGAGCGAGAAGATCTCAACTGGGCGCATTCTGTTTCAAAATCTCCTTTATCTTTTCAGCCACACCCGACGCCCTACCGGGGGTGCACATGTCCGGCGTAACCTTGCCAGCGACAACAGCTTTCGCGAACGCCTCACAACCGGCATAACCACATGCCCCGCAGTTCGCACCGGGTAGGGCTGCCTTCACCATTTCTACGCGCGGGTCTTCTTTCACTTCGAACTTCTTCGCTGAATACGCAAGAAAGGTGCCGAAAGCAAAGCCGAGGATCGCCATGAGCAACGTTGAATAAACGATCAGCATCTTACCACCTCACAGTTTTATGAGCCCCTGAAATCCCATGAACGCCATGGAGATGATGGATGCGAGGATCAGAGCGATCGGAAGTCCCTCGAACGGCTTTGGAAGTTCGTAGAGCTCGATCCTCTCTCTGATGCCTGCGAAGATCACCAGAGCTAAGAGAAAACCGAGTCCGGCTCCCAGCGCATGGAAGATCGCTTCGAACAAGCTGTACTTCGCCTGCGCGTTCAGTATCGCAACGCCCAGGATGATACAGTTCGTCGTGATCAGCGGAAGGTATATTCCGAGTGCCTCGTACAGCGAAGGACTGTTCTTCTTTATGACGAACTCAACGAACTGAACGAAGGTTGCGATGACGAGTATGAAGGAAACCGTTCTGAGAAATTCGAGTCCCGCAGCAACGAGAAGCTTGTTGACGAACCATGTTATGACGGAGGACATCACCAGCACGAAAGTTGCCGCAAAGCCCATTCCAACTGCGGTATCCAGTTTCTTCGAAACTCCCAAGAACGGGCAGATGCCTAAAAACCGAATGAACACGTAGTTGTTTATCAGAAGCGCCGAGAAAAGTATCAAAAAGACTCTCATTTCTGTTCACCCCTCTTGCGTTTCAGAGAGATCGCAGTGAAGAGCGCCGCGAGCAAACCAAGCATCATGTAACCACCAGGAGGAAGTATCATCGTGAACACGTTGAAGTTGTTCCAAAGCTTGATACCGAAGATCGTTCCGTTGCCCAGGATCTCCCTGATCGAGCCGAGGAGCACGAGCGAGCCCGTGAAACCGAGCCCCACACCCAGTCCATCCAGCGCCGAATTCAGCACGTCGTTCTTCGATGCGTAAGCCTCCGCACGTCCCATGATGATGCAGTTGACAACGATCAGGGGTATGAAAATACCCAGCGCCTTCCACAGATCGTACAAGAAAGCGTGCATGAGCAGATCGACTATGGTCACGAAGGTCGCTATCACAGTTATGAAGATGGGAATCCTTATCTTGGCAGGTACACCTTTTCTGATGGATGAAATCACGATGTTGGACATGGTGAGAACTGCGGTGGCGGCGAGTCCCATACCGAGTCCGTTGGTCGCGTTCGTAGTCACGGCGAGTGTGGGACACATACCCAGCACCTGAACGTAAGTGGCGTTCTCTTTGAAGAAACCTTTCGTGAACTCTCTCAGTCGACTCATCTTTTCACCCCCGACAGGTAACGGAGCATCGCGTTCAGGGCGTTCGCCACAGCACGCGGCGTGATCGTGGCACCCGTCATCACGTCGCTCACCTTGGCTACACCTTGCTTCTTCGCTTCTTCAGGTGAAAGATGCGTTAGATTCGCGTCCTTGTCGACCCTGATGCCGTTCGTGAGCGCGGAAGCTTCCATGGGATAGAACCTCTTCTGAATCTCTACATCCCCTATCTTCGCTCCAAGGCCGGGTGTTTCCTGAGAAAAATCCGTCACCTTCAGAGAAAACAGTGCGAAACCTTCGGGCTTCTTTATAAAACACGCCACGACCGTCACAGGCCCACCGTATCCCAGACTCGAACCTGTGAGCACGTAAACCTTACCGAGGTCCGAATCGAACTCATAGACAGGAGAATAAACCTTGCCCTCTGAACTCTCGAAGATCACCTTCGATTCCTGATCGACCTTGCTGACGGCTGCCCTGAGCTGATCCAGAGAGACTATGTAGTTGCCTGATTCGTCTTTGAGAACCTGCTCGACGGCGCCGAGTTTTTCCTGAATTTCAGTCATCGCGATCCTGTCCTTGGTTATCTGATAAACCACCCCAAGCGCGAGTCCCGCAACGACACAATAAACCATCAATATGAGACCAGTTTTTATGTATTCTTTCATACTTTGACCTCCCCGAAGATCTTCGGCTTGAAGGCCCGATCGATGAGCGGTACCAGAGCGTTCATCAAGAGGATCGCGAGCGACACACCCTCAGGATATCCAGCGAACAGTCTGATGATCATCGTCACCACGCCACAACCTATTCCAAACACCGCCTGGCCCTTGATGGTCATCGGGCTGGTTACCATGTCCGTCGCCATGAACAGGGCCCCGAGGAAAAGTCCTCCGCTGAGTATGTGGAAAAGCGGTGTGCCAAACTTTTCGGCGTTCACCAAGTACATGATGCTCGCAAAGGCGAAGACGGTACCTATGTAAGTGGCGGGGATGACGGGATTGACGCGCTTCCTGACTAACAGATAGATGAATCCGAGCAGGAGGACGAACGCGCTCGTTTCACCGATGCATCCACCCACGTTTCCGAAGAACAGATCTGTGTAACTGAACCTTTGGATGGCTGCCGAAAAACCGGAATTTTTCAAAATCCCCAGGGCAGTCGCGGAAGTCATCGCATCCCAGACGGATTTCGTGAAGCCTCTAACCGGAGAAACCCATCTGGTCATCAACGTCGGGAAGGATATCAGCAGGAAGACTCTTCCAACGAGGGCAGGGTTGAATATGTTCTGGCCTATTCCACCGAAGGCATGCTTGGCCACGCCGAGCGCAACGAGAAGGCCTATCAACAGCAGCCACCACGGGGCGGTAGGAGGAAGGTTCATCGCGAGCAACAGACCCGTCACGGCCGCGCTGAGATCGAAGCTGAAGTCTTTCTGCCCGCGCAGCACTCTGACGATGAACCACTCGATCAGTTCTCCGACTACCGCACCGAACAGGCAAAGGAACAGCGCGTACCAGCCGAAGAAGAACGTCGCCACAGCCACAGCCGGTGCGAGCGCCAGGAGTACGTCCAGCATGATCGACCTGACGGAATCTTTCGTCCTTATGTGTGGAGCATCGCTCTGGATCAGTTTCATTTCTT includes:
- a CDS encoding SLC45 family MFS transporter, whose translation is MKEFKYWKIYLLGLGFFGISVLWPLYNAYVPIFLKDFALPSFIVGFIMTIDNLFAIFMLPYIGTLSDQTRTKLGRRKPYILLGAPLGALFFALIPFCKDSGSLALMMFVIILMNFSMALFRSPLIALMPDITPSEKRSQANGIINFMGGLGALLAYFGGKPLYDANKAYPFIVGATLMLVANLLVVMFIQEPKQYRTKMEKLNVVETVKKGSSELVENLKDVFGSEEKSLLMMLLSIFFWFVGFNAIETFFTSYAKFHMNISESTGALVLGVFSLVFMVFALPAGFIGARLGRKRTIRFGLTTIVVCLLVAVLMSRLLPRSTLLYLFYAIFAISGAGWALVNVNSLPMVVDMTRSEKVGGYTGLYYFFSMAANIVAPPLAGAFIDLTGYGSLFVFSIVFLVLSYVTMGFVRRGERIEE
- the rsxA gene encoding electron transport complex subunit RsxA, which gives rise to MRVFLILFSALLINNYVFIRFLGICPFLGVSKKLDTAVGMGFAATFVLVMSSVITWFVNKLLVAAGLEFLRTVSFILVIATFVQFVEFVIKKNSPSLYEALGIYLPLITTNCIILGVAILNAQAKYSLFEAIFHALGAGLGFLLALVIFAGIRERIELYELPKPFEGLPIALILASIISMAFMGFQGLIKL
- a CDS encoding RnfABCDGE type electron transport complex subunit G; protein product: MKEYIKTGLILMVYCVVAGLALGVVYQITKDRIAMTEIQEKLGAVEQVLKDESGNYIVSLDQLRAAVSKVDQESKVIFESSEGKVYSPVYEFDSDLGKVYVLTGSSLGYGGPVTVVACFIKKPEGFALFSLKVTDFSQETPGLGAKIGDVEIQKRFYPMEASALTNGIRVDKDANLTHLSPEEAKKQGVAKVSDVMTGATITPRAVANALNAMLRYLSGVKR
- the dprA gene encoding DNA-processing protein DprA, yielding MRPVEIFSLWKFGKYDLETLKNFDERFESLEEASRSKLFEFERIDFDAVRRFAEEQQRSVERAKAKVISFWDEGYPPLLRESSSAPVVLFCLGDEKLLKRECVSIVGTRRMTSYGKKIAHETAFTAARAGLVVVSGLAFGIDSCAHSAALEAGGKTIAVLGTGVDVPYPASNRKLYERIAQDGCIVSEFPMQTKAAKQNFPARNRIIAGLSRATIVVEAPKDSGALITAQFAADMGRDVFAVPGDVDRASSEGCNWLLKAGAIPLTHPSEILQYYGLDDRSDRGQDDFLKIFSQGPLMFDEMVNMLGMDPAELLVKLTEYELNGKLVKLEDGRYHIVGR
- the ackA gene encoding acetate kinase; this encodes MKILVVNCGSSSIKYQFIDMNGEKVLCKGLAERIGIEGSRLVHRVNNDKHVIERPMKDHEEALKIVLEVLIDPEIGVIKDLSEIDAVGHRVVHGGEKFASSVLIDDEVLKVLEENVHLAPLHNPPNIMGIKAIQKLLPNVPNVGVFDTAFHQSMPKKAYLYGLPYELYEKYRIRRYGFHGTSHRYVSRRAAEILGRDYYDFKVITCHLGNGASIAAIRHGKSIDTSMGFTPLEGLVMGTRCGDIDPAIVIYLQQNLGMSVEKVYDLLNKKSGMLGLTKNLSSDMRDIEDAAQAGNEIAQLALDIYIYRIAKYIGAYAAAMNGVDAIVFTAGVGENSPYVREKVCEYLGFLGVKIDRQLNDVKGVERIISTPDSKVAVLIVPTNEELVIARDTKYIVENRVKEFRLF
- the aspC gene encoding aspartate aminotransferase — translated: MISKRIKSVAGSKTLEINALAQSMKQKGIDVVNLTAGEPDFPTPEPVVQAAIEALKAGLTKYTDSSGIPQLREKIAEYVSKRHNVPCTPEQIVVTNGGKQAIFNCLAALVEEGDDVLIIDPCWVSYEPMVRMLGGNAVHVKTNFESNFIPSVEQIEHAITPRTKAIVLNSPNNPTGVVYDAQLLRKIHALAMEKNIFIVSDEVYDCLVYDGDYASMYAIAGGKNVALVNAFSKSHSMTGWRVGYLVAPIEIAKAAAKVQAHTTSNVNTIAQYAVLKAFEVDTSYMFEKFKQRRDLVCRLLEEARFSFVRPSGAFYVLVNVSEFDENDVNFCTRLLQEAHVALVPGSAFNAPGFARLSFATSEENLIKGIERMKKFVGR
- the rsxE gene encoding electron transport complex subunit RsxE, producing MSRLREFTKGFFKENATYVQVLGMCPTLAVTTNATNGLGMGLAATAVLTMSNIVISSIRKGVPAKIRIPIFITVIATFVTIVDLLMHAFLYDLWKALGIFIPLIVVNCIIMGRAEAYASKNDVLNSALDGLGVGLGFTGSLVLLGSIREILGNGTIFGIKLWNNFNVFTMILPPGGYMMLGLLAALFTAISLKRKRGEQK
- a CDS encoding ABC transporter ATP-binding protein → MLRDFVKKHWPSYLAGVLVLIIVDLLQLYIPRFTGQVVDHLKSPQASMNFVTVMVGWILGIAIAIAIMRFLWRYFIIGNSRRFEYLARRVLFDKLLSLSLGYFDRTRSGDLMAKFTNDLQAVRMALAQGVVMTVDATFMAIMTVLFMGRTVSWKLTWLASIPLPALALVALFFGRIIHKRFMEVQNQFSAVSELTEETISGIKIVKSFAANDKFSQMFQNRSWNSYRAGMSLAKVSSVFFPLMMFLASLAHVFALLFGGPMVVRGQVSLGEFIAFNSYLGMLTWPMMALGWVLNMVQSGRASYKRIMQVMKEMPQVEEPKRPIRIDRIESIRFEDLTYRYPGTERCVLKNVSFSIKKGEMVGIVGTVGSGKSTIVKLLAKLYPVERGKIFINGVDINDVSSENVRSLIAFVPQESFLFSDQIKKNIAFAQEHIDMERVIACAKLAAVHDEIMKFPEGYDTMVGERGVTLSGGQRQRVTIARALYTNKDVLVFDDCLSAVDPETEEKIIDSLRNQFRDKTMIIITHRLKVLKDADLIIVLDEGRIVETGTHEHLMNLDGLYARMFRRQMIEEELAT
- a CDS encoding RnfABCDGE type electron transport complex subunit B, yielding MLIVYSTLLMAILGFAFGTFLAYSAKKFEVKEDPRVEMVKAALPGANCGACGYAGCEAFAKAVVAGKVTPDMCTPGRASGVAEKIKEILKQNAPS
- a CDS encoding tRNA1(Val) (adenine(37)-N6)-methyltransferase, producing MASSSSLRDEFDPDVLRCVLVPDAGREHRPTHASSLLAWYTRPKRSDRIVELGCGTGIVSAYLAMNHDVEVHCIERNELLAKLACETVKMNSLEGRMFVHHASCAQVRELFPAEQFDIVVSNPPHHLTGMPSPSQLRRETRSIDFNEAESFVEATAYLLRNRGKFVFVLSCEYLMFWLNEFVKRKLQPKRLIPIYGDPKRNAILTIIEGVKNGGIGLRLEPPIVLKRV
- a CDS encoding RnfABCDGE type electron transport complex subunit D encodes the protein MKLIQSDAPHIRTKDSVRSIMLDVLLALAPAVAVATFFFGWYALFLCLFGAVVGELIEWFIVRVLRGQKDFSFDLSAAVTGLLLAMNLPPTAPWWLLLIGLLVALGVAKHAFGGIGQNIFNPALVGRVFLLISFPTLMTRWVSPVRGFTKSVWDAMTSATALGILKNSGFSAAIQRFSYTDLFFGNVGGCIGETSAFVLLLGFIYLLVRKRVNPVIPATYIGTVFAFASIMYLVNAEKFGTPLFHILSGGLFLGALFMATDMVTSPMTIKGQAVFGIGCGVVTMIIRLFAGYPEGVSLAILLMNALVPLIDRAFKPKIFGEVKV